In the genome of Arthrobacter sp. D5-1, one region contains:
- a CDS encoding STAS/SEC14 domain-containing protein has translation MKPITVDVGKGTLELDSEGILHLVWKPSTVLEADDVHAAMARLNEVADGAEYPMLIDITNTRAVTRPAKAVFSTKCAASRIALLGSNPVNRVVANFAMARRTLPCPTRFFASRGEAMTWLRGSPLP, from the coding sequence ATGAAACCAATCACTGTGGACGTCGGCAAGGGCACGCTGGAACTCGATTCGGAGGGAATTCTCCACCTTGTGTGGAAGCCGTCCACTGTTCTCGAAGCTGATGATGTCCATGCAGCCATGGCAAGGCTCAATGAAGTGGCCGACGGCGCCGAGTATCCGATGCTGATCGACATAACAAACACCAGAGCCGTAACTCGTCCAGCCAAGGCCGTTTTCAGTACCAAGTGTGCTGCGTCGCGAATTGCCCTGCTTGGTTCAAATCCCGTAAATCGGGTTGTCGCAAACTTTGCTATGGCACGCCGAACCCTCCCATGTCCCACCCGGTTTTTCGCCTCCCGCGGCGAGGCCATGACCTGGCTTCGCGGTAGTCCGCTTCCGTAA
- a CDS encoding IS110 family transposase: protein MIVAEHFDFVVGIDTHAKTHTLAIIDTASGGERANETFPATATGGNRALSWILRRTDASPEQVLLSMEGTGSYGAKLRQQASDAGFQVTEAPVPNQQLGRYQGKSDSIDATRAARATLSIPMDRLREPRSGQNQMALRVLTNARRSMARERTAAINALTALLRIVDLGMDARKPLTVTQINTIAAWREREEEFGTQTCRREAVKLAKQILTLREQMAQNHAELETLVQQVQPALLNIYGIGPVLAAIILTAWSHTGRVRSEAEFAALAGTCPVPASSGGTTRFRLNRGGDRQLNKAIYTIALIRMNRDPATKDYVAKRTSQGRTKKEIIRSLKRYISRQIYRTLKGETEDAAPSKSIPQGSAQY from the coding sequence ATGATTGTGGCAGAGCACTTCGACTTCGTCGTCGGCATTGATACGCACGCCAAAACGCATACCCTCGCGATCATCGACACCGCAAGCGGTGGAGAAAGAGCGAACGAAACATTCCCTGCCACCGCAACCGGAGGCAACCGCGCCCTGTCCTGGATTCTGCGCCGCACCGACGCTTCTCCTGAGCAGGTTCTACTCTCCATGGAAGGAACAGGATCGTACGGCGCCAAACTAAGGCAACAAGCATCCGACGCCGGCTTCCAAGTCACCGAAGCACCCGTCCCTAACCAACAACTGGGCCGATACCAGGGCAAATCCGATTCCATCGATGCGACCCGCGCAGCACGAGCTACCCTGAGCATCCCTATGGACCGACTTCGGGAACCCCGGTCGGGCCAGAACCAGATGGCACTACGGGTCCTCACTAATGCGCGCCGATCTATGGCCCGCGAACGCACAGCAGCCATCAACGCTCTGACGGCCCTCCTGCGCATCGTGGACCTCGGCATGGATGCCCGCAAACCCTTGACGGTCACCCAGATCAACACCATCGCAGCCTGGAGGGAACGGGAGGAGGAATTCGGAACTCAAACATGCCGCCGCGAAGCCGTCAAGTTAGCAAAGCAAATCCTGACTCTGCGGGAACAAATGGCCCAAAACCACGCAGAACTTGAGACGCTCGTGCAGCAAGTCCAGCCTGCCCTTCTGAATATCTACGGAATCGGCCCAGTGCTTGCCGCAATCATCCTCACCGCCTGGTCGCACACCGGCAGAGTGCGCTCGGAGGCCGAATTTGCAGCTCTGGCCGGCACGTGCCCCGTTCCTGCCTCATCAGGTGGCACCACCAGATTCAGGCTGAACCGCGGCGGTGACCGGCAACTCAACAAGGCGATCTACACCATCGCCCTCATCAGAATGAACCGCGACCCAGCTACCAAAGACTACGTCGCAAAACGAACAAGCCAGGGTCGCACGAAGAAGGAAATCATCCGCAGTCTTAAGCGATACATCAGCCGCCAGATTTACAGAACTCTAAAGGGAGAGACCGAAGATGCGGCACCCTCGAAATCCATACCCCAAGGGTCAGCGCAGTATTAG
- a CDS encoding tyrosine-type recombinase/integrase, whose product MVRVQRVQSDGAETTWTVLGDDFLPVPEIELYFEHLRQTGHSPNTVKSYARSLCLWWEFLGLRGRAWDHVELEDLSAFLAWIRTGLPPEVVIFRGTATSSRIAPSTAALRVQGVRSFYAFHQWRGYDFGSIVYSDRPSRSPYLPFLGHTSRGLRRSASVSVPKRRSSAPVLTVRQIDAIKDHCGRFDPKKREWSGSVRDLLLFTLLEETGLRLGEALSLQHRDWRAGRGENAYLEVAPRDDHPYGLRVKGSRYRKIHISDGLDRLYAEYVWQLCEAGMDLAVTSMDEAYVFVNLRMGHEFKPLRAETVYKRVGRIRRALGSAVPPDWTPHWFRHTHATAMLLAGAPLHVVSRRLGHSDVQTTLNLYAWVTDDEELRSLADWRRMTNRWRVQDEIG is encoded by the coding sequence ATGGTGCGAGTCCAGCGGGTTCAAAGCGATGGCGCAGAAACCACATGGACAGTTCTCGGAGACGACTTCCTCCCGGTTCCGGAAATTGAGCTCTACTTCGAGCACCTGAGGCAGACCGGTCATTCCCCCAACACCGTTAAGTCCTACGCACGCTCCCTCTGCTTGTGGTGGGAGTTTCTGGGACTTCGCGGGCGTGCTTGGGACCACGTAGAACTTGAGGACTTGTCGGCCTTTCTGGCATGGATTCGTACAGGCCTTCCGCCAGAGGTGGTTATCTTTCGCGGGACCGCCACGTCGTCCCGGATTGCTCCTTCAACTGCTGCCCTGAGGGTTCAGGGCGTGCGCTCCTTCTATGCTTTCCATCAGTGGCGCGGGTACGATTTCGGGTCGATTGTCTACTCCGACCGCCCGTCCCGGAGCCCGTATCTGCCGTTTCTGGGTCATACCAGTCGTGGACTGCGCCGCAGCGCTTCGGTAAGTGTCCCGAAGCGACGGTCCAGCGCTCCTGTCCTGACGGTTCGGCAGATCGACGCGATCAAGGATCACTGTGGTCGGTTCGATCCGAAAAAGAGGGAGTGGAGCGGGTCTGTCCGGGACCTTTTGCTTTTCACCTTGTTGGAGGAGACCGGGCTTCGGTTGGGCGAGGCACTCAGTTTGCAGCATCGGGACTGGCGTGCCGGGCGTGGGGAGAACGCCTACCTCGAGGTCGCTCCGCGCGATGACCACCCATACGGGCTGCGGGTCAAGGGCTCCCGATACCGCAAGATCCATATCTCCGATGGCCTGGACAGGCTCTACGCCGAATACGTCTGGCAGTTGTGCGAAGCCGGCATGGACTTGGCTGTGACGTCCATGGATGAGGCATACGTGTTCGTCAACCTCAGGATGGGGCATGAGTTCAAGCCCCTGCGGGCAGAGACCGTCTATAAACGCGTCGGGCGCATTCGCAGGGCCCTGGGCTCTGCGGTGCCGCCGGACTGGACGCCTCATTGGTTCCGCCACACCCACGCCACGGCAATGCTCCTGGCAGGTGCCCCGCTCCATGTGGTGAGCCGGCGTCTCGGGCACTCTGACGTTCAGACAACCCTGAATCTGTACGCCTGGGTCACCGATGACGAGGAACTCCGTTCCCTTGCCGACTGGCGAAGAATGACGAATCGATGGAGAGTCCAGGATGAAATCGGCTGA
- a CDS encoding tyrosine-type recombinase/integrase: protein MKSADARTLEALSLNGRNPFTTHANQALGNQVPAEMQLLHYTRTTIPEQYLPFFAYYHAKIGNIHLDGLPPVMQREMQYVIWSIVKGGGRVPCSPLGLLMRELAETSRRLKAEGKAAESLMDRTPSQWRKELSSSWAKRTRALPNPSTLRTITGPLDRASKLLWFAYDDGPWWKREVWSLDLDTRIPRGRNIPPKTDAIHWHEVTPAWLRLGAMLYVKTELERGDIAWGTVLQRHHGIKVFGRFLTLRGVDTPLLARNAQERRALILDFLTESAFTTQNGRRREQSGISSIVAAVRGLYEFMVDHAEDAAQTGIDARWTTLSPDYLRLIRPGDLPRKSKKEPLDETRLYSDHTMSQIALHAPLLGASRTDGGLGDPQAMRILLLLIATGRRASEICMIDVNPLIPVPGAEDPGSDRIAKLRYQQTKIDGAPETIFIDSEAIEIIAEQQRWLKDHLHRNQITEPPQYLFIRSHNNLHGQRPYSSNVFRTQLRKLVDLADIRDENDQPLKLARTHNFRHTKATNLLNAGVPLHVVQRYLGHTTPEMTMHYAQTLDATAKAEFIKYRKLTAEGSRPVMSSEDLYELMALDARTDRVLPNGWCTLPPAQTCGKGNACLTCDLFVTDERFLGVHEGELVALDTLVEKRQEAHQQRTGEPMGENHVWLTLRRREQRALGRIVEAIKDPARGKSPVAGAGTPARTESDIHRAPRQVTG, encoded by the coding sequence ATGAAATCGGCTGACGCGCGAACCCTTGAGGCACTGAGCCTCAATGGCAGAAACCCATTCACCACCCACGCCAACCAGGCGTTGGGAAACCAGGTCCCAGCGGAGATGCAATTGCTCCACTACACCCGGACCACGATCCCCGAACAATACCTGCCGTTCTTCGCCTACTACCACGCCAAGATCGGGAACATTCACCTGGACGGGCTCCCACCGGTGATGCAGAGGGAAATGCAGTACGTCATCTGGAGCATCGTCAAAGGTGGTGGCCGTGTTCCCTGCTCGCCGCTGGGACTACTCATGAGGGAACTGGCAGAGACCTCCCGCCGGTTGAAAGCAGAGGGGAAAGCCGCGGAAAGCCTGATGGACCGCACCCCATCCCAATGGCGGAAAGAGCTCAGCAGTTCCTGGGCGAAAAGAACCCGGGCGCTGCCGAACCCCTCGACCCTGCGAACCATCACCGGGCCTCTGGACCGGGCCTCGAAGTTGTTGTGGTTCGCCTACGATGACGGTCCCTGGTGGAAACGGGAAGTCTGGTCACTGGACTTGGACACCCGCATTCCCCGGGGGCGGAACATCCCTCCGAAGACGGATGCCATCCATTGGCACGAAGTCACGCCGGCCTGGCTGAGGCTGGGAGCGATGCTCTACGTCAAGACTGAGCTGGAACGGGGTGACATCGCCTGGGGGACAGTGCTGCAGCGACACCACGGGATTAAAGTTTTCGGCAGATTCCTCACCCTCAGAGGTGTCGATACGCCCCTTCTCGCCAGGAATGCCCAGGAGCGCAGGGCCTTGATCCTCGACTTCCTCACCGAGAGCGCCTTCACGACCCAAAACGGCCGCCGACGCGAGCAGTCAGGCATTTCCTCGATCGTCGCAGCCGTCCGGGGGCTGTATGAGTTCATGGTTGATCATGCCGAGGACGCGGCACAGACCGGAATCGACGCCCGCTGGACTACATTGTCCCCGGACTACCTCCGCCTCATACGCCCGGGCGACCTCCCACGAAAGTCGAAGAAAGAGCCGCTCGACGAAACCCGACTCTATTCCGACCACACGATGTCCCAAATCGCCCTGCACGCACCATTGCTGGGGGCTTCAAGGACAGACGGAGGTCTGGGAGATCCCCAAGCGATGCGGATCCTCCTTTTGCTCATCGCGACAGGTCGCCGCGCGAGCGAAATCTGCATGATCGACGTCAATCCCTTGATACCTGTTCCGGGAGCCGAGGACCCGGGATCGGACAGAATCGCCAAGCTGCGATACCAGCAGACCAAGATCGACGGAGCACCCGAAACGATCTTCATCGATTCCGAGGCAATTGAGATCATTGCCGAACAACAGCGATGGCTCAAAGACCACCTTCACCGAAACCAAATCACAGAGCCTCCGCAGTATCTGTTCATCCGGAGCCATAACAACCTGCACGGTCAACGCCCCTACAGCAGTAACGTCTTCCGTACGCAGCTGCGAAAGCTGGTAGATCTCGCCGACATCCGCGACGAAAACGATCAACCACTCAAACTCGCCAGAACCCATAACTTCAGGCACACCAAGGCAACGAACCTACTCAACGCCGGCGTCCCACTTCACGTCGTTCAGCGATACCTGGGCCACACCACCCCCGAGATGACCATGCACTACGCCCAGACCCTGGACGCGACGGCCAAAGCGGAATTCATCAAGTACCGAAAACTCACAGCCGAGGGCAGCCGGCCGGTTATGTCCTCGGAGGACCTCTACGAGCTTATGGCTTTGGATGCCCGCACCGACCGAGTCTTGCCGAACGGGTGGTGCACGCTCCCGCCGGCCCAGACCTGCGGCAAAGGCAACGCGTGCCTGACCTGCGACCTGTTCGTCACGGACGAACGCTTCCTGGGCGTCCATGAGGGCGAGCTCGTTGCACTGGATACTCTGGTCGAGAAACGCCAGGAGGCCCACCAACAACGAACTGGCGAGCCGATGGGCGAAAACCACGTGTGGCTGACCCTCCGGCGTCGAGAACAGCGTGCCTTGGGAAGAATCGTCGAGGCCATCAAAGACCCTGCACGCGGCAAGTCTCCCGTGGCCGGAGCTGGCACGCCGGCACGGACTGAGTCCGACATTCACCGGGCACCACGTCAGGTCACCGGGTAA
- a CDS encoding DUF6262 family protein, translating into MVRGNTENLRLAAQTKRDAALARAEKGLRRLLKAGRPITFQTVAAEAGVSKDFLYRTSDLRERIMDLRSKTTPGSEPKRDHPRSEPPHPDTSSIVRTLAAKLAAERSTNGKKIAELEAALAAAHGEILQLRRRNPCPPPRTAPSGQ; encoded by the coding sequence ATGGTCCGGGGCAACACCGAGAATCTTCGGCTGGCCGCCCAGACGAAACGCGATGCCGCTTTGGCGCGCGCCGAGAAGGGACTGCGAAGGCTCCTCAAAGCCGGCCGCCCAATCACATTCCAAACCGTGGCAGCAGAAGCAGGAGTCTCCAAAGACTTCCTCTACCGGACCAGCGACCTGCGCGAACGAATCATGGATCTCCGCTCCAAAACCACGCCGGGGAGCGAACCAAAGCGTGACCATCCACGGAGCGAACCGCCGCATCCCGACACCAGCAGCATCGTCAGGACTCTGGCGGCCAAACTTGCCGCGGAGCGATCAACCAACGGGAAAAAGATCGCCGAGCTCGAAGCCGCCCTCGCAGCAGCCCACGGCGAAATTCTCCAGCTTCGGCGCCGGAATCCCTGCCCACCGCCTCGCACCGCGCCATCCGGGCAGTAG
- a CDS encoding low molecular weight phosphatase family protein, which translates to MTTEHPAVLFVCSKNGGKSQLAAGLMRDLAGDNITVYSAGTKPAESLNGQAVDSLTELGIDVTGEYPKPVTDEVLNLVDAVIVLGTEAKLDAPAGKRFEIWETDEPSTRGIEGIERMRLVRDDIKTRVQALYNDLTDSTN; encoded by the coding sequence ATGACAACCGAACACCCCGCGGTCCTCTTCGTCTGCAGCAAGAACGGCGGCAAATCCCAACTCGCCGCAGGTCTCATGCGCGACCTCGCCGGGGACAACATCACCGTCTACTCCGCAGGCACCAAACCCGCAGAGTCCTTGAACGGCCAAGCCGTGGACTCACTGACGGAGCTGGGCATCGACGTCACCGGTGAATACCCGAAACCCGTCACCGACGAGGTCCTGAACCTCGTGGACGCCGTCATCGTCCTCGGCACTGAAGCCAAACTCGACGCACCTGCCGGGAAGCGGTTTGAGATCTGGGAAACCGACGAACCCTCTACCCGCGGTATCGAGGGCATAGAACGCATGCGCCTGGTCCGCGACGACATCAAAACCCGCGTGCAGGCCCTCTACAACGACCTCACCGACAGCACGAACTGA
- a CDS encoding arsenate reductase ArsC, with amino-acid sequence MTDHQETTLGLQDNTEVLHRISNRLADRYAGTFAAETVERYVFESYTALARTAKISAYLPATTEHFANDRLHALAKSKGAIVSDVPEVLFVCVQNAGRSQMAAALLNVEAKGRIRVRSAGSLPASELDQTVVTVMSEMGLDLGKEYPKPLTDDVVRASDVVITMGCGDSCPIYPGKRYEDWDLTDPAGQSLETVRDIRDQIHDRVKTLVASLTKEAAL; translated from the coding sequence ATGACCGACCACCAGGAAACAACGCTGGGACTGCAGGACAACACCGAAGTCCTGCACCGGATCAGCAACCGCCTCGCCGACCGCTACGCCGGAACGTTCGCCGCCGAAACCGTCGAACGCTACGTCTTCGAGTCCTACACCGCCCTGGCCAGGACCGCGAAGATCAGCGCCTACCTGCCCGCGACCACCGAGCACTTCGCCAACGACAGGCTCCACGCCCTGGCCAAATCCAAGGGCGCCATCGTCTCCGACGTGCCCGAAGTTTTATTCGTCTGCGTCCAGAACGCCGGCCGGTCCCAAATGGCCGCCGCTCTGCTCAACGTCGAAGCCAAAGGCAGGATCCGGGTCCGGTCCGCCGGGTCCCTCCCGGCCTCCGAACTGGACCAGACCGTCGTGACCGTGATGAGCGAGATGGGCCTGGACTTGGGCAAGGAATACCCCAAACCGCTCACCGATGATGTCGTCCGGGCTTCCGACGTCGTCATCACCATGGGCTGCGGGGACTCCTGCCCAATCTACCCCGGCAAACGCTACGAAGACTGGGACCTCACCGACCCCGCCGGCCAATCGCTGGAAACCGTCCGGGACATCCGCGACCAGATCCACGACCGGGTCAAAACCCTGGTCGCCTCCCTCACGAAAGAAGCAGCCCTCTAA
- a CDS encoding FAD-dependent oxidoreductase, which yields MDSVKNLPVAVIGAGPIGLATAAHLLERGLEPVIFEAGPTAGAAIEQWRHIRLFSPWRFNLDDAAVRLLEPTGWESPRPTALPYGGELIDNYLTPLAATAQIASRLQTGARVIAVTRAGLDKTHVRDRDTTPFVVRVEHDGSEIRDHVVGAVIDASGTWSTRNPLGTSGLPAIGETTAADRISSPLPDAIGRDRAAFAGRRVLVVGAGHSAANTLINLAELAKEEPGTTILWAVRGESAEKVYGGGDADGLPARGQLGSRLRRLVDAGTIELHTGFGIAALKTLDTHVTVEAVDGRTVEADVIAPCTGFRPDLDVLRELRLNLDPAVEAPTELGPLIDPEFHSCGTVPAHGAKVLAHPEKDFYIVGMKSYGRAPTFLLATGYEQVRSVAAALAGDQAAADTVHLELPETGVCSADAGTSCDVPAAATTQEPEAQGGCCAAPKPAFVGFPTGLAHGRSADN from the coding sequence ATGGATTCAGTGAAGAACCTTCCGGTCGCCGTAATCGGCGCAGGACCCATCGGTTTGGCCACCGCGGCACATTTGCTTGAGCGCGGCCTCGAACCGGTCATCTTCGAAGCCGGCCCCACCGCCGGTGCCGCCATTGAACAATGGCGCCACATCCGGCTGTTCTCTCCGTGGCGGTTCAACCTCGACGACGCCGCCGTGCGCCTGCTCGAACCCACCGGGTGGGAGTCCCCCCGCCCCACGGCACTGCCCTACGGCGGGGAACTCATCGACAACTACCTCACCCCGCTGGCCGCCACCGCCCAGATCGCCTCCCGGCTCCAGACTGGCGCCCGCGTCATTGCCGTCACCCGCGCTGGGCTGGACAAAACCCATGTCCGGGACCGTGACACCACCCCGTTCGTTGTCCGCGTTGAGCACGACGGCAGCGAGATTCGGGACCATGTCGTCGGTGCTGTCATCGACGCCTCCGGGACCTGGTCCACGCGAAACCCGCTCGGCACCTCGGGTCTGCCGGCCATCGGCGAGACCACCGCAGCTGACCGGATCTCCTCGCCGCTGCCCGACGCTATTGGAAGGGACCGTGCCGCGTTCGCCGGCCGCCGCGTCCTCGTCGTCGGTGCCGGTCACTCAGCTGCGAACACCCTGATCAACCTCGCCGAACTGGCCAAGGAAGAACCCGGCACCACGATCCTCTGGGCCGTCCGCGGCGAGTCCGCGGAGAAGGTCTACGGCGGCGGAGACGCCGACGGTCTACCCGCCCGCGGCCAGCTCGGCTCCCGGCTCCGCCGCCTGGTCGACGCCGGAACCATCGAACTGCACACCGGCTTCGGCATCGCCGCCCTGAAAACCCTCGACACGCACGTCACGGTCGAAGCGGTGGACGGGCGCACCGTCGAGGCTGACGTCATCGCGCCCTGCACCGGATTCCGGCCCGATCTGGATGTCCTGCGGGAACTGCGCCTGAACCTGGACCCGGCAGTGGAAGCCCCCACCGAGCTCGGCCCGCTCATCGACCCGGAATTCCACTCCTGCGGCACCGTCCCAGCGCACGGCGCTAAGGTTCTGGCGCACCCGGAGAAGGACTTCTACATTGTCGGGATGAAGTCCTACGGAAGGGCACCGACGTTCCTGCTGGCCACCGGCTACGAACAGGTCCGCTCCGTGGCCGCCGCCCTCGCGGGTGACCAAGCAGCAGCAGACACCGTGCACCTGGAACTGCCCGAAACCGGGGTCTGCTCCGCGGACGCGGGCACCAGCTGTGACGTCCCGGCCGCAGCCACCACGCAGGAGCCCGAAGCCCAGGGAGGTTGCTGCGCGGCACCCAAACCAGCGTTCGTCGGGTTCCCGACCGGGCTGGCCCACGGACGCTCCGCCGACAACTAA
- the trxB gene encoding thioredoxin-disulfide reductase, giving the protein MSTDASTDVQTEHLIIIGSGPAGYTAAIYAARAGLNPLVLAGSVTAGGALMNTTEVENFPGFPGGVQGPELMDGLQEQAEKFGARIVFDDATEVDLTGHLKRVVTGAGTTHEAPAVILATGSAYKELGLPEEKKLSGHGVSWCATCDGFFFREQDIIVVGGGDSAMEEATFLTRFARTVTVVVRKDELRASRIMAQRAKDNPKITFAWNSAITKIHGDTKVTGVTLTDTRTGETREQAATGIFVAIGHVPRTELVTGQVDLDAEGYIKVDSPTTVTNLSGVFACGDAVDHRYRQAITAAGTGCAAALDAERFLVALEDADSIATALVEEPTHA; this is encoded by the coding sequence GTGAGCACCGACGCCAGTACCGACGTCCAGACAGAACATCTGATCATCATCGGCTCCGGCCCTGCCGGATACACGGCCGCGATTTATGCTGCCCGGGCCGGGTTGAATCCTTTGGTCCTGGCCGGTTCGGTCACCGCTGGTGGCGCGTTGATGAACACCACCGAGGTAGAGAATTTCCCCGGCTTCCCGGGCGGCGTCCAGGGCCCGGAGCTGATGGATGGGCTCCAGGAACAGGCCGAGAAGTTCGGCGCCCGGATCGTGTTCGACGACGCCACCGAGGTTGATCTGACCGGTCACCTCAAGCGTGTCGTCACCGGCGCCGGTACCACGCACGAAGCACCTGCCGTTATCCTCGCGACCGGGTCCGCCTACAAGGAGCTGGGCTTGCCGGAAGAGAAGAAGCTCAGCGGCCACGGTGTGTCCTGGTGCGCGACCTGCGACGGGTTCTTCTTCCGCGAGCAGGACATCATCGTCGTCGGCGGCGGTGACTCCGCGATGGAGGAAGCGACCTTCCTGACCCGCTTCGCCAGGACCGTCACTGTTGTCGTCCGCAAGGACGAACTCCGGGCCTCCCGGATCATGGCCCAGCGCGCCAAGGACAACCCCAAGATCACCTTCGCCTGGAACTCCGCCATCACCAAGATCCACGGCGACACCAAGGTCACCGGCGTGACCCTGACGGACACCCGCACCGGGGAAACCCGCGAACAGGCCGCCACCGGCATCTTCGTCGCCATCGGCCACGTGCCCCGCACCGAACTGGTCACCGGACAGGTGGACCTGGACGCTGAGGGCTACATCAAGGTCGACTCACCCACCACGGTCACCAACCTCTCGGGTGTCTTCGCCTGTGGTGATGCGGTGGATCACCGCTACCGGCAGGCCATTACCGCCGCGGGCACCGGCTGCGCGGCCGCGTTGGACGCCGAACGGTTCCTGGTCGCGCTGGAGGATGCCGACAGCATCGCCACGGCACTGGTTGAAGAACCAACCCACGCCTAA
- a CDS encoding arsenate reductase ArsC, with translation MSTETTKKPSVLFVCVHNAGRSQMAAAFLTTLSEGAIEVRSAGSQPADKVNPAAVEAMAELGIDMSAEIPKVLTTEAVKESDVVITMGCGDECPYFPGKRYEDWVLEDPAGQGVDAVRPIRDEIKTRIEALIASLVPAAK, from the coding sequence GTGAGCACCGAAACCACCAAGAAGCCCTCCGTCCTGTTCGTCTGCGTCCACAACGCCGGACGTTCCCAGATGGCCGCAGCGTTTCTCACCACCCTGTCCGAAGGGGCCATCGAGGTCCGTTCCGCCGGCTCGCAGCCCGCGGACAAGGTCAACCCAGCCGCCGTTGAAGCCATGGCCGAGCTCGGCATCGACATGTCCGCCGAAATCCCCAAGGTCCTCACCACCGAGGCCGTGAAGGAATCCGACGTCGTCATCACCATGGGCTGCGGCGATGAATGCCCGTACTTCCCCGGCAAGCGCTACGAGGACTGGGTCCTTGAAGATCCCGCAGGCCAAGGCGTGGACGCTGTCCGTCCGATCCGCGACGAGATCAAGACCCGCATCGAGGCCCTGATCGCCTCGCTGGTCCCGGCCGCCAAGTAA
- a CDS encoding metalloregulator ArsR/SmtB family transcription factor, protein MDTEQMTIFRARVAKHAALADPARLRIVDLLTLGDLSPTELQAELGMPSNLLSHHLRSLEEAGLATRHRSEADKRRSYFRLAAGALDGLAPGREHAARRVLFICTRNSARSQLATALWRQVSNIPSISAGTHPAERIADGAVAVARRHGVDLDQLTPRQLDQVAAADDFIVTVCDNAHEELAGLGGIHWSVPDPLRLNNEDAFENAFTDLSARINDLAPRLHAA, encoded by the coding sequence ATGGATACTGAGCAGATGACCATCTTTCGGGCGCGGGTTGCAAAGCATGCCGCCCTCGCCGATCCTGCCCGCCTTCGCATCGTGGACCTGTTGACCCTGGGGGATTTGTCGCCGACGGAGCTGCAGGCTGAACTTGGGATGCCCTCGAACCTGCTCTCGCACCACCTGCGCAGCCTTGAGGAAGCCGGGCTTGCTACCCGCCACCGTTCGGAAGCGGACAAGCGACGCAGCTACTTCCGGCTCGCAGCCGGAGCCCTTGACGGACTGGCACCCGGGCGTGAGCACGCAGCGCGACGTGTGCTGTTCATTTGCACCCGGAACAGCGCCCGTTCCCAGCTGGCGACCGCGCTCTGGCGCCAGGTCAGTAACATCCCCTCCATCTCGGCCGGAACCCATCCGGCCGAGCGCATTGCCGACGGCGCTGTAGCCGTGGCCCGCCGCCACGGTGTCGATCTTGACCAGCTGACCCCGCGCCAGCTGGATCAGGTGGCGGCCGCCGATGATTTCATCGTGACCGTCTGCGACAACGCCCATGAGGAACTGGCCGGCCTTGGCGGTATCCACTGGTCCGTGCCCGACCCCCTGCGACTGAACAATGAAGACGCCTTCGAGAACGCCTTCACAGATTTGTCCGCACGCATCAACGACCTCGCTCCCCGCCTGCACGCCGCCTGA
- a CDS encoding MIP/aquaporin family protein, with the protein MTSHQPPLWRRAVAELLGTALLVSVVVGSGIAAAQLSPNDVGLQLLQNSTATVLGLTVLILVFGPVSGAHFNPVVSLADWFLGRSTRTGLSLAEVGIYVIAQVIGAIGGSVLANAMFEVGTSISVKDRATTGHLLGEVVATAGLILLIFALAATNRGALAAPAVGAYIGAAYWFTSSTSFANPAVTVGRIFSDTFAGIAPGSVPGFVVAQLIGAALGIGVLALLFPTASRAADDIVVPHSLEKTGA; encoded by the coding sequence ATGACTTCACACCAGCCGCCGTTGTGGCGCCGCGCCGTCGCCGAACTGCTCGGCACCGCTTTGCTTGTCTCCGTCGTCGTCGGCTCGGGGATCGCCGCAGCCCAGCTTTCACCCAATGATGTGGGCTTGCAGTTGCTGCAGAATAGCACAGCGACTGTACTCGGGTTGACCGTTCTGATCCTTGTGTTCGGGCCCGTCAGTGGGGCGCACTTCAACCCCGTAGTGTCCCTGGCCGACTGGTTCCTGGGCAGGAGTACCCGAACCGGCCTGTCGCTGGCCGAAGTTGGAATCTACGTGATCGCGCAGGTCATCGGTGCCATCGGCGGCAGTGTGCTCGCCAACGCCATGTTCGAGGTCGGCACCTCCATCTCGGTCAAGGACCGCGCCACCACCGGGCACCTGCTTGGCGAAGTCGTCGCCACTGCTGGATTGATTCTGTTGATTTTCGCGCTGGCGGCCACCAACCGCGGCGCTCTCGCGGCCCCTGCGGTCGGCGCTTACATCGGCGCAGCCTACTGGTTCACCTCCTCGACGTCCTTCGCCAACCCGGCAGTGACCGTCGGGCGCATCTTCAGCGACACCTTCGCCGGTATCGCGCCCGGATCCGTTCCAGGGTTCGTGGTGGCGCAGCTGATCGGTGCTGCACTGGGTATCGGCGTCCTGGCGTTGCTGTTCCCGACAGCATCTCGCGCCGCGGACGACATCGTCGTCCCGCACTCGCTGGAGAAAACCGGGGCCTAG